The DNA window TctgaaatggctccctatttcctatataatgcactacttttggccgcAGCCCTATGACGCTCTGGACAAAACGAGTACACAATAGAATAGGAAGCCATTTTGGACAAAGCCTTGCTCTTCTCCTGGGTGTAACCTCTTTTTTTTTCTCTGCTGTGTTTTGCGCTCAGTGTCTCTTAGTGTTGCCTCCTCTTGTATCTGATGACGGGGTTGTGTGGGGTATGGATCATGGTTGTGTAGTTGATTGTGGGGAAGTAGCCATCGACCAGGTCAAATTCGAAAAGGCGCAGCATGGTAGACCAGATGGTCTTGATCTGAACATAGGCAAAGTTCTCCCCAATGCAGCGGTGACGGCCTAGAAGACAGAGAACATCAGTGTTTTTTAATGAGTCATGGTAATGAGGGTAAAATCAGGTGATACTTTGTGGCATGAGACAGCTTGTATGGTAGTGAAATCCATATTTGTATATATTGAGCAAGAGCCCCACCTACTGACAAAATACTTATTTACACATGAAAACACACTGTATGACAGCTGTTTCCCCTACCATTGTGTATATGCTTTGACACTTCTGTTTTCTCTTAAAGATGGCAGATCACCTAACTTATTACATGCTGTTAAAAGGGAGGAAATAACCAAAAAATATTCTTACCGGCTCCAAAGGGCACATAGGCAAATTTCTCAACTGCGGCAGGGTTATCATTGAGGTAGCGGTCAGGCCTGAACTCCATCCTCTCTGTCCAGGTGTCCTGCAGACGGTGGTTGACCGTTGGGGACACGCACACCTGGTGGCCGGCTGGGATGGTATAGCCTGCTGCAGTCTGGGGGTGGATGGAAGTAAAGGGTCAGGGTTGTTCAATGGTCACTCACCTATTATACACATGCATTTATCTGGGTTGGGGCTCCATtccatttcaaaataaaaaaaaatatatgggcAATTTACATTATGGCTCAAATTCAGTGTCCAAAAtgttagattttttatttatttactgataTTATAAGGGAATTGAAAAAATGTATATGAAGGTAGTAGGAATAATTTAATGGGCATTCGTAACCGCCCAACAAATAATGACATCGATCTTACCTGCGGAGAGCGTGCCATTCTCATCATGGTCATGATGGGTGGACGTAGTCTGAGGGTCTCTTTCAAACAGCGGTCCAACAAAGTCAGATCCTTCAGCTGATGAATGAACAGGACCAGGTAAGTAAAGATCAATGGCAAATATTTCAACGATCAAAACTGTCCAAATGAATAGCTGAACTTATGGTTTAGCAGTCTAGAGAAACGGTTCTAAACTGAAGTTGCTCACATACAATATCCAATTACCTAGTTTTAAATAGTTTATTTTTTGACCACATTCTATGATCTTAATAAGTTTCAACAAAATAATTTATCTAAATGTATTTAACAATATGTAACGTAATTATGTAAATATAGTCTTAACACATTTGTAAGCCAGTGTAAAAACATCATTCATATTTTCAACAACAAAGTTCTAGTGTAATCTATGGCTATTTATGTGCAGTTGGCAATATGCCAGTTATGGATTCTGACCTGGTCAAAGTTAAGTGGGGGCAGGTCTTCTCCACATGCTGTTTTCTGTTCAGCGTAGCAGCGGTCCTGTAGGGCCTTATCTTTGCCCAGAAAGAAGCCCAACCAGGAACTAGTGGTGGAGGATGTGTGCTGTCCAGCCAGGAGTAGACCAATCAGCATGCCTGCTATCTCATCATCATTCAGGGGCCGCCCATCCCTTTAAAAAAGGCAGAAATAGTTAGGACTGAAATGAGGAATCAGTCTAAAACGGTTCAACAGTTGTAGAACACCTTTAAACCAAATGCCCATTCACTTCAGTCCTGTGGGGAGGCATAGATACTTGTCCCATATGTATTAATACTGGCATCTGTCCCACTTAGGTCGTACTTGTAGGTGGCATCTATGAGGGTCTGCAGCATGTCGTCCACTTTCTCTCCAGAGCTTCTGCGTTTCTGGGTGACTTTGTAGAAGATGTTCTTGATCTCCCTGTGTGCTCTGTCCCTTCGTCTGTACAAAAATGACAACTTGTTTTTTCCTGCCTTAACGAAATAAGACATTCTTATATTGCTATTACAGAATGAATACAGTAGAATTAAGTCCAACTCAGTATATCACCCAGAACCCTAACCTGAGGATAGAACAAGACAGTATAAATGAAGTTTCAAGAATAATAATTTCCAGCAACCATTCTGGTAACTCAGTCTAACTTGGTCTTTCACACACAAATCCTAACCTGAAGGTggaacagtttgaattgaccctTGGTTGAGAGGACAGTATGAATGAAGTCTTTCTCTTACCTGAAACTGGGCAGCGGCAGCCAGCCGGGCAGTAGCCAGGCAGCGTGGCTGAAGCCCCCGTCCAGGTCTGCGTAGAGCTGGGCCACCTTCTCGTCCAACATGCTGCGGATCTCCTTCCCATGCAGACAGGCACTGGCCGTCAGGATGATCAGCTCCGACAGGGCCTCAAACAggtctgagagagggaggagtggaagagatggaaagacagggaggagtgagagagatggagatggaatgagtgagagagagagaaaaggggtcAGGATTGTGGACTGGATAACTTTGACTGTGCAGTACGGCTCAAATGTTATGACGTGTAACAAGTGATATGACGTCTTCATAAACAGCGATGCCTCGCAAACAGATTCTAGCAAGAGTGTGAAGCAAAAGACTGCAGTCATTAGCAACCCATTAAGCTTCTGTGCATGGGAGATCAATGCACTCTTGAGCAACGTAATAGCTACAGTACGTGCTACAGTACAAATTTTGACTAGATTAGCCTCTTGCTTGTTACTCTTTTTGTTCACGTCAGAAGTCGCTCTGTTATGTCATATCGCTACCCTACCTTTACAGAAAAAAAGGAACTATCTTAAAATGGATGGCAAGGTTCAAACTGTATTACAGTAGTTACAACACATTGATTAcatgtgtattgttttgtattactgcactgttggagctaaaaacaagcatttcgctgcacctgcgataacatctgcaagtCTGTGTACGCGactaatacactttgatttgattttgttataatgaGGTATTATTTGAGAAGTTGTTGATGGGAAATTGTGCTGAATGGGTCATTTTCTGAACAGTTGACATTGTACTTCACCCAAGTCCCTACCCCGTGAGCTCTTATAGGTCTGAAAGGATTGGATAAGTATACTGTACTAATAATTCCACTTTGCAATCTGATATGCCAAGTGGAAAATGTGTAATTCTGCTAACATCTTTTCAATCCTTTTAGATCTACATTAAGTGGCCACAGTAGGGACTAGAGGTCGATTTGGAGCTGGGCATTTggatttagtttctacagtattCCATGTGAAAAGATCAGACCGGTTGTAATGTCTCTGTCATCTTACTTTCTTCCCCGCTGTCTCCCCATCTTGAAAAGTACTCTTTAGTTTCCTCCTCGATGATTTCAACGTGCTGTTTGAAATGGGCAATGTTCAGTCCTGTCTTAAACATCTTCTTCTGTTCCAAGAAAATCTACAAAAGAAAATGAGTGGCAAAATAATTTGCTCAATTTGCTAAATCAATACTTTGTTTCAGCTCATAAACTAAGGACAAACAAACTTCTGGCAAGACTTCTTTATGTGGGGGGGAAATTCTCTACATTTGTGAGTGCGAATGGGAGTATCTGAGTAAGTATTTATTTGCTTACATGGTTAGGTACATCGTATGCAACCCCTTTGCCAAAAACTGGCGTGGTCAATCGAGAATAGACATCCTCTGCATTGAGATCTTCGTTCTTGCTGTTGAACATCAGTGTGGCAGCCTCACTACCCAGAAGGTAGGTAAAGGTTTTGCCCACCATGGTAAAGCTGACAACGGGCCCATACTGTGAATATAAAGAAAATAAACCTTGTTTTAGCACCTACTATAACGGGCACTTTCAAATGGCACTATACACCATTAACGTTCAGAAGCTGTATGATAGGAAAAGTTATCATAACATTTTGTAAACAAAAGTAAGTAGCACTTAGAGCACTAAAGTATACTTTGCAGCAGTACTGTATTCTTACCTTTTCA is part of the Salmo trutta chromosome 34, fSalTru1.1, whole genome shotgun sequence genome and encodes:
- the cyp51 gene encoding lanosterol 14-alpha demethylase, which encodes MHLYQVSSMLLQNTFGKLSDNVTSVVLAVFVITLTLGYISKLVLKQSQSSSDEDKKYPPYIPSSIPFLGHAIAFGKSPIEFLENAYEKYGPVVSFTMVGKTFTYLLGSEAATLMFNSKNEDLNAEDVYSRLTTPVFGKGVAYDVPNHIFLEQKKMFKTGLNIAHFKQHVEIIEEETKEYFSRWGDSGEENLFEALSELIILTASACLHGKEIRSMLDEKVAQLYADLDGGFSHAAWLLPGWLPLPSFRRRDRAHREIKNIFYKVTQKRRSSGEKVDDMLQTLIDATYKDGRPLNDDEIAGMLIGLLLAGQHTSSTTSSWLGFFLGKDKALQDRCYAEQKTACGEDLPPLNFDQLKDLTLLDRCLKETLRLRPPIMTMMRMARSPQTAAGYTIPAGHQVCVSPTVNHRLQDTWTERMEFRPDRYLNDNPAAVEKFAYVPFGAGRHRCIGENFAYVQIKTIWSTMLRLFEFDLVDGYFPTINYTTMIHTPHNPVIRYKRRQH